A DNA window from Onthophagus taurus isolate NC chromosome 1, IU_Otau_3.0, whole genome shotgun sequence contains the following coding sequences:
- the LOC139432421 gene encoding luciferin 4-monooxygenase-like codes for MNNPLKPNSDLILRRNNKVYGIPMKEEIGQNGYGYYVYEKMIKNKDKIFQIHGLTGESETYGNLLKRCKRVALEMMNRGVTEKDVVLLCSQNTLDAIVPVFSTQFINTILCSVDPSQSVKEVAYLLNLAKPKMGFIEKESVNLIKDALEINGLKMEIIVMTHDDDKNCLGYFLKPKIEEDNFKPKIMKDYKKPGFLFFSSGTTGMPKGILYSGYSSLNNNLSVSQLGFEAKIGTHLSTFYWGSALLVTTKVLISDGMKVVIPTRDTRIFAKAMSDYKVTLAFTSYTFAIGLNETITKDLNFNNLEYLLIGGSIVPENHLIKCRKLLPKTLVLLSYGQTEAGYITSFTRETYPFALQKLSCVGPPIPGTIIKITDPDTEKLLGINQKGEICVKTNWHLNGYHNADTTTIFDKAGYLKTGDLGYFDEDNCLYVSDRLKETFKFQGWHVSPAAIEEVLLKHSAIKEGVVIGVPHPLDETHSLAVVVLKEGYEGINEEEIIQFVNERVSDREKLRAGVKVWKELPKTPSGKIMKRKIRDNFINK; via the exons ATGAATAATCCTCTAAAACCAAAcagtgatttaattttaagaagaaataataaagtttacgGTATTCCgatgaaagaagaaattggACAAAATGGGTACGGTTACTACGTGtatgaaaaaatgattaaaaataaagataaaatcttCCAAATCCATGGGTTAACCGGAGAAAGTGAAACGTACgggaatttattaaaacgctGTAAAAGAGTGGCATTGGAAATGATGAATCGAGGAGTAACAGAAAAAGATGTCGTACTTCTTTGTAGTCAAAACACTTTGGATGCGATTGTTCCAGTTTTTTCAACTCAATTTATAAACACAATTTTGTGCAGTGTCGATCCATCTCAATCCGTTAAAGAAGTTgcttatcttttaaatttagctAAACCCAAAATGGGATTTATCGAAAAAGAatctgtaaatttaattaaggatgctttagaaataaatggtttaaaaatggaaattattGTTATGACCCATGATGATGATAAGAATTGTCTGGGATACTTTTTAAAACCTAAAATTGAGGAAGACAATTTTAAACCGAAGATTATGAAAGATTATAAGAAACCGGGTTTTCTGTTTTTTAGCAGTGGGACTACAGGAATGCCAAAAGGAATTCTTTATTCTGGTTATTCTAgtctaaataataatttgagtGTCAG TCAACTTGGTTTTGAAGCTAAAATTGGAACTCATTTATCTACGTTTTATTGGGGATCAGCATTACTAGTAACGACAAAAGTACTAATCAGTGATGGAATGAAAGTTGTTATTCCAACCAGGGACACAAGAATTTTTGCGAAAGCTATGAGCGATTATAAA GTTACTTTAGCGTTTACATCTTATACTTTTGCTATTGGATTAAACGAAACCATtacaaaagatttaaattttaacaatcttGAGTATTTACTTATTGGTGGTTCAATAGTTCCCGAAAACCATCTCATAAAATGTAGGAAACTTCTCCCAAAAACATTAGTTTTGTTGTCTTATGGCCAAACGGAAGCCGGATACATAACTAGTTTTACAAGAGAAACTTATCCCTTTGCTTTGCAAAAACTTTCGTGTGTTGGTCCACCAATTCCCGGAACTATTATAAAA atcaCCGATCCAGACACTGAAAAACTTCTTGGAATCAATCAAAAAGGTGAAATTTGTGTAAAAACCAACTGGCATTTAAACGGTTATCACAATGCGGATACTACAACCATTTTCGATAAAGCCGGTTATCTTAAAACGGGAGATTTGGGATATTTCGATGAAGATAACTGTTTGTACGTTAGTGATCGATTAAAAGAAACGTTTAAATTTCAAGGTTGGCACGTTAGCCCGGCTGCTATTGAAGAAGTTCTTCTTAAACATTCGGCTATTAAGGAAGGTGTGGTAATCGGAGTTCCACATCCATTAGATGAAACACACTCGTTAGCCGTTGTAGTTCTTAAGGAAGGTTACGAAGGCATTAACGAAGAAGAAATTATTCAGTTTGTAAATGAACGGGTTTCGGATAGAGAGAAATTAAGAGCCGGAGTTAAAGTTTGGAAGGAGTTGCCGAAAACTCCGTCtggaaaaataatgaaaagaaaaattagagacaactttataaacaagtaa
- the LOC111421137 gene encoding luciferin 4-monooxygenase-like produces the protein MIATKNFTKRERNYISGPKLEHDEFIEDGLGCYLFNKFTQHSNKIFQVNAITGETETYGVLLKRSIRCALEMKKRGVIENDVIVMCSGNSMDCFVPILATQLLNASVATLDPSQSKRDVVYLLNMVNPKMIFVENTSFKLIEEAKTEFNFLTEIVIMGKDTYSNSFEDFLSPNTYEKYFRPTCVENRDNTAFILFSSGTTGMPKGICLSGERLLGAVLALIQIGFYGNISIHLTSFYWISALWVTLLTIIKGGKKVILPNSSMDEILKAVEDYKITFALFGTNIVYEMNEEICNKYDLSSFELIVTGGSPISYDHLEKCRKFLPGTEITPGYGLTESGGLTAIFPKDHSYLYGLYPGSCGTPTPGVTIKIVNPDTEEILGPNQSGEIRVFSNFLFTKYHKIDSKNAFDYEGFVKTGDIGYFDENNILYVSDRLKDMFKYKSWHIVPASVERIIYQHPAVKEAVVVGKPHPLDGDLPMALIVLKEKYLHVNEEELAKFINERVLEREQLRGGLRIVKGFPKTPSGKIPRNLIRKQILERNL, from the exons ATGA TAgctacaaaaaattttactaaaagGGAACGAAATTATATTTCCGGTCCAAAATTGGAACATGATGAGTTTATCGAAGATGGATTAGGATGTTACCTCTTCAACAAATTTACACAacattcaaataaaatatttcag gttAATGCTATAACAGGTGAAACAGAAACTTACGGAGTTCTTTTAAAACGCTCGATAAGATGTGctttagaaatgaaaaaacGCGGTGTTATAGAAAACGATGTGATTGTTATGTGCAGTGGAAACTCGATGGATTGTTTCGTTCCCATATTAGCTACTCAATTATTAAACGCATCTGTTGCAACATTAGATCCAAGTCAATCAAAACGAGATGTtgtgtatttattaaatatggtCAATCCAAAAATGATATTTGTGGAAAATACATCTTTTAAGTTGATTGAGGAAGCAAAaactgaatttaattttttaactgaAATTGTTATTATGGGAAAAGATACATATTCAAATtcttttgaagattttttaagCCCTAATacatatgaaaaatattttagaccaACATGTGTAGAAAATCGAGATAACACagcatttattttatttagtagTGGAACAACTGGAATGccaaaaggaatttgtttatctGGAGAAAGATTGTTAGGAgctgttttagctttaat cCAAATTGGTTTTTATGGTAACATATCAATTCACTTAACATCATTTTACTGGATATCAGCATTATGGGTAACCCTTCTCACCATTATCAAAGGaggtaaaaaagttattttgccAAATTCTAGCATggatgaaatattaaaagcagttgaagattataaaataacatttgcACTGTTCGGAACAAACATCGTTTATGAAATGAACGAAgaaatttgtaacaaatacGATCTGTCTTCGTTTGAATTAATAGTCACAGGTGGTTCTCCAATTTCATACGATCATCTTGAAAAATGTCGGAAATTCTTACCGGGTACCGAAATAACTCCGGGATATGGATTAACTGAATCTGGTGGATTAACTGCTATTTTTCCTAAAGATCATTCTTATTTGTATGGATTATATCCGGGAAGTTGTGGAACACCAACACCAGGAGTCACCATAAAA atTGTAAATCCAGATACTGAAGAAATTTTAGGTCCTAACCAAAGTGGTGAAATCAGAGTTTTTAGCAATTTCCTTTTTACCAAATATCACAAAATCGATTCCAAAAACGCGTTCGATTATGAAGGATTTGTAAAAACCGGCGATATAGGTTATTTTGatgaaaacaacattttatacGTTTCTGATCGGCTAAAAGAcatgtttaaatataaatcttGGCACATCGTACCAGCTTCAGTGGAAAGAATCATTTATCAACATCCCGCTGTTAAAGAAGCTGTGGTTGTTGGAAAACCTCACCCATTAGACGGCGATCTCCCAATGGCTTTGATAGTTTTAAAGGAGAAATATTTACATGTTAACGAAGAAGAATTAGCTAAGTTTATTAACGAAAGGGTTTTAGAAAGGGAACAATTAAGAGGTGGATTGAGGATTGTTAAAGGTTTTCCGAAAACGCCATCAGGAaaaattccaagaaatttaattagaaaacaaattttggaacgaaatttataa
- the LOC111421121 gene encoding luciferin 4-monooxygenase-like has product MENFGSKTKNNYVYGPEFNKHIGKDGFGCFIFDKFTENGDRIFQIDGLTGKSETYENVLKRSIRVALEMKTQGVTEDDVIVLCSGNTLDCCIPIFAAHLLNASVAALDPSQSVRDVVYLMNLIEPKMIFVQDSALDLITTAEKEFLFTPKIIVMGEHIGEDSFDNFTKPNPNENNFRPKPIEDRNKAALIMFSSGTTGMPKGISMSAESILTSVLAAEEYCLSDTIGFHATSFYWISAMLVTISIILNKGHKVILSRYSIDSFFKAVEQYKINFALLSPTLVYEFNQENVTKYNLNSLKFIAAAGGRLTTGHMERCRQLLPRAAILSAYGLTEACGYVLVFPKTAYSEAKKYPASTGLPIPGFIVKVVDPETEEVLGPNQQGEIRIYSSYHFKEYFKKNSSDAFDNEDFVKTGDVGYYDKNNYFYICDRIKDMFKYKSWHIVPASVEGVILQHPAVKEAVVVGIPDPIDGDLPMAVVTLKKGFENTDEDELIHFVNERVLDREKLRGGLRIVEEFPKTPTGKIPRNIVRKAAIEGHF; this is encoded by the exons ATGG agAATTTCggttcaaaaactaaaaacaattaCGTTTATGGCCCcgaatttaataaacatatcGGAAAAGATGGATTTGGTTGTTTcatatttgataaatttactGAGAATGGCGACAGAATCTTCCAAATTGATGGTTTAACTGGAAAATCTGAGACTTacgaaaacgttttaaaacgaTCAATTCGCGTCGCTTTAGAAATGAAAACTCAAGGTGTCACTGAAGACGATGTAATCGTACTCTGTTCCGGAAACACTTTAGATTGTTGCATCCCAATTTTCGCGGCTCATCTCCTCAACGCATCCGTAGCGGCTTTAGATCCAAGCCAATCCGTACGAGATGTGGtgtatttgatgaatttaatcgaaccaaaaatgattttcGTACAAGATTCCGCATTAGATTTAATAACCACCGccgaaaaagaatttttatttaccccgaaaattattgttatggGAGAACACATCGGCGAGGATTCTTTTGATAACTTCACAAAACCAAATCccaatgaaaataattttagaccAAAACCGATTGAAGATCGCAATAAAGCTGCTTTAATTATGTTTAGTAGCGGAACAACGGGAATGCCAAAAGGAATCTCTATGTCTGCCGAAAGTATATTAACATCCGTGTTAGCTGCGGA agAATATTGTTTAAGCGATACAATTGGATTTCACGCAACATCTTTTTATTGGATATCGGCAATGCTGGTAAcaatatcaattattttaaataaaggtCATAAAGTAATCCTATCAAGATATAGCATTGATTCATTCTTCAAAGCAGTCGAACAATACAAA ATTAATTTTGCGTTATTATCCCCAACTTTAGTTTACGAATTTAACCAAGAAAACGTtacaaaatacaatttaaattcgTTAAAGTTTATTGCAGCCGCTGGTGGTAGGTTGACAACTGGACACATGGAGAGATGTAGGCAATTACTTCCAAGAGCAGCAATTCTTTCAGCGTATGGTTTAACTGAAGCATGCGGATACGTTTTGGTTTTCCCTAAAACTGCTTACTCCGAAGCCAAAAAATATCCAGCAAGTACAGGATTACCCATTCCAGGATTTATAGTTAAAGTAGTCGATCCTGAAACCGAAGAGGTTCTTGGGCCAAACCAACAAGGAGAAATCCGAATATATAGTagttatcattttaaagaatatttcaaaaaaaattcttcggATGCTTTCGATAATGAAGATTTCGTTAAAACGGGGGATGTGGGGTATtatgataaaaacaattatttttatatatgtgATAGGATTAAAGatatgtttaaatataaatcttGGCATATTGTTCCCGCTTCAGTTGAAGGCGTAATTCTTCAACATCCCGCAGTAAAGGAAGCTGTGGTTGTTGGAATTCCAGATCCAATCGACGGAGATTTACCAATGGCAGTTGTTACTTTAAAGAAAGGATTTGAAAATACCGATGAAGATGAGTTAATACATTTTGTAAATGAAAGGGTTTTGGATAGAGAGAAATTAAGAGGTGGATTAAGAATTGTTGAAGAATTCCCGAAGACCCCCACAGGAAAAATTCCAAGAAATATCGTTAGAAAAGCTGCAATTGAAggtcatttttaa
- the LOC111421120 gene encoding luciferin 4-monooxygenase-like, producing MIKDILDETISSVEDNIIKTHDNDAKYHPDGLGDYFYNLMLNNSSKIAQIDGLTDEIQTYEDLLSKCIKTSKAMLNLGILPGDLITPLTHNHLDSCIPFISSLFTGTLSAPLDLHMPQDEMKSLLDKFQSKIIFCSEEAEIFLEPKIKEWGIKSKIIVFGKSKNNMNFEEFLDSAMDDRNFEVYKVGSLSDSAYITLTGGSTGNHKAACISHLSLFNFIYSFSYASETNTTIISYSPLLWLAASINICRSINFGYSRLILPKFDPNSFFNTISKYNIRNLVLSVSCITQLLKVGVPKELDLSFIQTLRYIGSPLSKGFVGQLKKMLPNVIIVSAYGQSEVGGFLTNFDWGKYPDYYNKKGFSVGRPMKGITYKIVDINTGETLGPNKPGHLLVKTKFEMNGYFKTDSSHIYDENGWLKTGDVLYYDDDYFFYFVDRIKEMIRYKSWAISPHYLEGILGNHPSVENVFVTGVPHDEDGDHPVGAVVLKDGDNVEGGDLEKFVNERVDETRKIRGGVWVVDKDFIPYSATGKIQRYECRRKLLEVIKLNPKKN from the exons ATGATTAAAGACA ttttagatGAAACGATTTCTTCTGTTGAAGATAACATCATTAAAACGCACGATAACGATGCGAAATATCATCCTGATGGTTTAggagattatttttataatttaatgttaaataacTCATCAAAAATTGCTCAAATTGATGGATTAACTGATGAAATTCAAACATACGAGGATCTCCTttcaaaatgtataaaaacTTCGAAAGCGATGTTAAATCTTGGTATTCTTCCGGGAGATTTAATAACTCCATTAACACACAATCACCTTGATTCTTGTATACCTTTTATATCATCTTTATTCACGGGAACGCTTAGCGCTCCTTTAGATCTTCACATGCCGCAGGATGAAATGAAAAGTTTGCTTGATAAATTTCAAtcgaaaattatattttgttcgGAAGAAGCCGAGATATTTTTGgaaccaaaaattaaagaatgggggattaaatctaaaataattgtttttggaaaaagtaaaaataatatgaattttGAGGAATTTTTGGATTCCGCTATGGATGATAGAAATTTTGAAGTTTATAAAGTTGGAAGTCTTTCGGATTCTGCATATATAACTTTAACGGGGGGAAGTACAGGAAATCATAAAGCAGCATGTATAAGTCATTTAagtttgtttaatttcatCTACTCATTTTC atacgCATCTGAAACAAACACAACCATAATATCATACTCTCCATTATTATGGTTAGCAGCATCAATTAACATATGTCGTTCAATAAATTTTGGATACTCCCGATTAATTTTGCCAAAATTCGACCCGAATAGTTTTTTTAACACTATTTCAAAGTACAACATCCGCAATTTAGTTTTGTCAGTTTCTTGTATAACCCAATTATTAAAAGTGGGTGTACCCAAAGAATTAGATTTATCATTTATTCAAACGCTTCGTTACATTGGAAGTCCGTTGTCTAAAGGATTTGTTGgacaattgaaaaaaatgctGCCAAATGTAATCATAGTTTCGGCTTATGGTCAAAGCGAGGTTGGtggatttttaacaaattttgattGGGGGAAATATCCtgattattataacaaaaaaggaTTTAGTGTTGGAAGACCTATGAAAGGGATAACGTATAAAATAGTCGATATAAATACCGGTGAAACACTCGGTCCAAACAAACCAGGCCATCTTTTAGTCAAAaccaaatttgaaatgaaCGGTTATTTTAAAACCGATTCTTCACACATTTACGATGAAAACGGTTGGTTAAAGACTGGCGATGTTTTATATTACGACgacgattattttttttatttcgtcgATCGCATCAAAGAAATGATTCGTTATAAATCATGGGCTATATCTCCGCATTATTTGGAAGGGATTTTGGGTAACCATCCTTCAGTTGAAAACGTTTTTGTTACTGGAGTTCCTCATGATGAAGATGGGGATCATCCCGTTGGAGCTGTTGTTTTAAAAGACGGTGATAATGTTGAGGGGGGagatttggaaaaatttgttaatgaaAGAGTTGATGAAACAAGAAAGATTCGTGGTGGTGTTTGGGTTGTTGATAAAGATTTTATACCATATTCTGCAACGGGAAAAATACAACGATATGAATGTagaagaaaattattagaagtgataaaattaaatccgaAGAAAAATTGA
- the LOC111421114 gene encoding luciferin 4-monooxygenase-like: MEDMLGEDNIIRGCDLQFEPNPGGLGVELFQKMKKNKYYTAQICALTGHRDTYGSLLQRSIRTAIEMQNRGVTREDVIALCTYNQLNSAVPYVATFLVGAKVAALDPTISFEDTKHLINQVCPKLVFVVPECKDMYEDVISELALKTQIIVFNDASDYDSISFFLKPKEAENDFRPVIASSIHDTAIIFFSSGTTGLAKGICINHYTIMGQAVNISVSGLISNVVCSFATFYWISSAMIFVQTVMKGHTRLICKSFTPKDAWELIEKYKVTQMFVAPSQAMAMMKHGKPEGLNTATLYDLMVGGGPMSSENMMAFKDLFPGTNVGLVYGQTEVAGLITIFKPAVRKDIILMHSKPSSSGRPSFGMWFKVIDLETEEVLGPNRRGELRVKTKMQLNGYYNIPSDGIWDEDGWLKTGDVCYYDEDLCFYIVDRIKEMMKYQSWHIPPALLEGVLQQHPAVRTAVVFGVPHDEDGEHPMAVVVLMPDCQDVREEELVEFVNCRVDNRQKIRAGIRFMDSIPLTPSGKVKRKALKDFVLEEMKYRI; encoded by the exons atttgtgCATTAACAGGACACAGAGATACATACGGATCATTATTACAAAGATCGATAAGAACGGCAATTGAAATGCAAAATCGCGGAGTAACCCGAGAAGATGTAATAGCTTTATGCACCTACAACCAATTAAACAGCGCCGTACCTTACGTTGCGACATTTTTGGTAGGGGCAAAAGTCGCGGCTTTGGATCCAACGATTTCCTTTGAAGACACAAAGCATTTAATTAATCAAGTTTGCCCAAAATTGGTTTTTGTCGTTCCCGAATGTAAGGACATGTACGAAGATGTTATCTCAGAGTTAGCTCTAAAAACGCAAATAATCGTTTTTAATGATGCGAGTGATTACGATTcgatttcgttttttttaaagcCAAAAGAAGCAGAAAACGATTTTAGGCCTGTCATTGCTAGTAGTATTCATGATACGGCTATTATATTCTTTAGTAGTGGTACCACTGGGTTGGCAAAAGGAATTTGTATTAATCATTATACGATTATGGGTCAAGCGGTTAATAttag CGTTTCTGGATTAATAAGTAACGTGGTTTGTTCTTTTGCAACGTTTTATTGGATTTCGTCGGCGATGATTTTCGTCCAAACCGTAATGAAAGGCCATACAAGACTTATTTGTAAATCTTTCACGCCGAAAGACGCTTgggaattaattgaaaaatacaaaGTGACTCAAATGTTTGTAGCTCCAAGCCAAGCAATGGCAATGATGAAACATGGAAAACCAGAAGGATTAAATACAGCAACTCTTTACGATTTGATGGTTGGTGGCGGCCCAATGTCGTCTGAAAACATGATGGCATTCAAAGATTTATTTCCCGGTACAAACGTTGGTTTAGTTTATGGTCAAACTGAAGTAGCTGGGTTAATAACCATTTTTAAGCCGGCTGTAAGAAAAGACATTATTTTAATGCATAGCAAACCATCATCTTCAGGTCGACCAAGTTTTGGAATGTGGTTCAAAGTGATCGATTTAGAAACTGAAGAGGTTTTAGGTCCAAATCGACGTGGTGAACTTCGAGTAAAAACTAAAATGCAACTTAACGGTTATTATAATATACCATCTGATGGTATTTGGGATGAAGATGGTTGGTTGAAAACTGGCGATGTTTGTTATTACGACGAAGATCTTTGCTTTTACATTGTCGATCGCATCAAAGAGATGATGAAGTATCAATCTTGGCATATTCCTCCAGCTTTATTAGAAGGTGTGTTACAACAACATCCCGCCGTGCGAACAGCTGTCGTGTTTGGTGTTCCGCATGATGAAGATGGTGAACATCCAATGGCTGTAGTTGTTTTAATGCCAGATTGTCAAGATGTTCGTGAAGAAGAATTGGTGGAATTCGTAAATTGTAGAGTGGATAATAGACAGAAAATTCGTGCTGGAATTCGATTTATGGATAGTATTCCTTTAACACCTTCTGGGAAAGTTAAAAGAAAAGCtttaaaagattttgtttTGGAAGAAATGAAATATAGAATTTAG